The Oxobacter pfennigii genome has a window encoding:
- a CDS encoding methyl-accepting chemotaxis protein translates to MNEREYQNEIFNSYNNLIPYLIHFFRDDVNFSICDTAKYIKVVNGTSTKTNLKVGDPIQPGSVAYECMKAGKPVTKIVPKEVLGVDVRATGIPVFDEEGNIEGCLVLGKSLERENKIHDLSKTLSNALSQISTVVGQVSAEVLNLAGENTIILEKANGAAKETESTNEIIEFVKSISAQTNLLGLNAAIEAARAGEAGRGFNIVAQEIRKLSNSSGESIAQINDIIQKIKESIEDITNGVSKVNGSFQDQAAAFEEITASIEELNKNAHVLEQLAENL, encoded by the coding sequence ATGAACGAAAGAGAATATCAAAACGAAATTTTTAACAGTTATAATAACTTGATACCTTATCTTATTCATTTCTTCCGGGATGATGTGAATTTTTCAATTTGCGATACCGCGAAATATATTAAAGTAGTAAATGGTACAAGCACTAAAACCAATTTAAAGGTAGGCGACCCTATACAACCCGGAAGCGTGGCTTACGAGTGTATGAAGGCAGGAAAACCTGTCACCAAAATAGTGCCTAAAGAGGTTTTAGGGGTAGATGTGAGAGCTACTGGAATACCGGTATTTGATGAAGAAGGCAATATAGAAGGCTGCCTTGTGTTGGGAAAAAGCCTGGAGCGTGAGAATAAAATACATGACCTTTCCAAAACTCTGTCTAATGCCCTTTCGCAGATATCTACTGTTGTAGGGCAGGTTTCTGCAGAAGTTCTGAACCTGGCCGGAGAAAATACCATAATTCTTGAAAAGGCAAATGGTGCTGCCAAAGAAACGGAAAGTACTAATGAAATAATAGAATTTGTTAAAAGCATTTCCGCTCAGACCAATCTCTTAGGTTTAAATGCCGCTATTGAAGCAGCAAGAGCAGGTGAGGCAGGAAGAGGCTTTAATATTGTAGCTCAGGAAATCAGAAAGCTATCCAATTCCAGTGGTGAATCAATTGCTCAGATAAATGACATAATACAAAAAATTAAAGAATCCATTGAGGATATAACAAATGGTGTAAGCAAAGTAAATGGGTCTTTTCAGGATCAGGCGGCAGCTTTCGAAGAAATTACCGCTTCCATAGAAGAATTGAACAAGAATGCCCATGTACTTGAACAGCTGGCCGAAAATCTTTAA
- a CDS encoding uroporphyrinogen decarboxylase family protein — MTAHLTQKENFLRVARGEMPEYVPVSTFGRPGAAPLMTMADPCILGSFRGPEGGKDPWGVTFVTNAETNFAALPKPNDFILTDVTKWRDVIKAPDYSGFDWEAAAKKDREKFVQDPENTAFVISGYADLFQQFIGFMGFTEGLCAIYEEKEEVEELLDYMLEHSLYITKNVIHYYKPDGYYLLDDSASKLHPFISPELFEELFVPRYKKCLDIARDAGLPIFYHNCGRCEDLMPSMVEIGVGVWDPAQVENDLVAVKKKFGRKLAINGGFELNVPITWPVIDEEEVRQAVRDTFVKLAPNGGYIFSGMLKTLDRADPKVMEVNGWIADEALKLSKTVYK, encoded by the coding sequence ATGACGGCACATTTAACCCAGAAAGAAAATTTTTTACGCGTCGCTCGCGGTGAAATGCCGGAATACGTACCTGTATCAACATTCGGCAGGCCGGGAGCTGCACCGCTTATGACAATGGCAGACCCATGCATTTTAGGAAGTTTCAGAGGTCCGGAAGGCGGAAAAGACCCGTGGGGAGTTACTTTTGTAACCAATGCGGAAACCAACTTTGCGGCGCTTCCGAAACCGAATGATTTCATCCTGACAGATGTAACAAAATGGAGAGATGTAATCAAAGCGCCGGATTACTCAGGTTTTGACTGGGAAGCAGCAGCTAAAAAAGACAGGGAAAAATTTGTACAAGACCCCGAAAATACAGCATTTGTTATAAGCGGCTATGCAGACTTATTCCAGCAGTTTATAGGGTTCATGGGCTTTACGGAAGGTTTGTGCGCCATATACGAGGAAAAAGAAGAAGTAGAAGAGCTGTTGGATTACATGCTTGAACATTCACTTTACATCACCAAGAACGTCATTCATTATTATAAACCTGATGGCTATTATTTATTAGATGATTCAGCCTCAAAGCTTCATCCCTTCATTTCCCCCGAACTCTTCGAAGAGCTTTTTGTTCCCCGTTATAAAAAATGTCTGGACATTGCAAGAGATGCAGGACTGCCTATTTTTTATCATAATTGCGGCAGATGTGAAGATTTAATGCCTTCAATGGTTGAAATAGGAGTAGGTGTGTGGGATCCTGCCCAGGTAGAAAATGATTTAGTGGCGGTAAAGAAAAAATTCGGACGCAAGCTTGCAATTAATGGGGGATTTGAACTCAATGTACCCATAACCTGGCCGGTAATCGATGAAGAGGAAGTGCGTCAGGCTGTTCGTGATACCTTCGTAAAACTCGCTCCAAACGGCGGATATATTTTCAGCGGAATGTTAAAGACACTGGACAGGGCTGATCCTAAAGTTATGGAAGTAAACGGCTGGATAGCAGATGAAGCACTGAAATTAAGCAAAACTGTATATAAGTAA
- a CDS encoding D-alanyl-D-alanine carboxypeptidase family protein: MRRRFVKLFTLHIILILTEFFLSPYTLSAVRASDTITKPSIDAQGAILIEAHSGKVLYQKNEDEKLYPASTTKILTALIALEMGDLEDIITVGKEVMMVPWDSSKAYLKEGEEISLRELLLGLMLPSGNDAAAVIAVYIGRLRANDMSLDETASMDKFSELMNKRAKELGANNSNFVNPHGYHDKNHYTTAHDLALITMEAMKIDFFREAVNTFKYNTEATPVFSNGQIVETIDHSWRNSNELINETGKDFYEYATGVKTGYTTPAGFCVVSSASKDGMDLIAVTLNSTSQARWEDSQKLLEYGFYNFGYYEGAVKDKPIYTLNVENSSPNSPEDLIALPDEDFAETYVMEEYLKMQKEFLWDETLISIVDKENDIVSLKSSIKADQIIGKAVFTLNGAVVKEVNLKAMEEVKKKNIINSVSQKIDTGNIVWFLSGTIFGAFGILVLLRNAAVKRRRLRMGINQ, from the coding sequence TTGAGACGAAGATTTGTAAAATTATTTACACTACATATAATACTAATTTTGACTGAATTCTTCCTGTCGCCATATACACTTTCTGCTGTTAGGGCATCGGATACAATAACGAAACCATCGATAGATGCACAAGGCGCTATACTCATAGAGGCTCACAGCGGCAAGGTGCTGTATCAAAAGAATGAGGATGAAAAATTATACCCTGCCAGCACCACAAAAATATTAACTGCCTTAATAGCTCTTGAAATGGGCGACTTGGAGGATATTATAACTGTCGGCAAAGAAGTAATGATGGTACCCTGGGATTCAAGTAAAGCCTACTTAAAAGAAGGGGAAGAGATTTCTTTAAGGGAGCTTTTACTTGGACTTATGCTTCCTTCGGGCAATGACGCTGCTGCAGTCATAGCAGTTTACATAGGCCGTTTGAGGGCAAATGATATGTCCCTTGATGAAACCGCATCAATGGATAAGTTTTCAGAGCTTATGAATAAAAGAGCAAAAGAGCTTGGTGCAAATAACTCAAATTTTGTAAACCCCCATGGATATCATGATAAAAACCATTATACTACTGCCCACGACCTTGCTCTTATTACCATGGAAGCGATGAAAATAGATTTTTTCAGGGAGGCTGTAAATACTTTTAAATATAATACAGAAGCTACTCCTGTTTTCAGCAATGGACAGATAGTCGAAACTATTGACCATTCCTGGCGAAATTCCAATGAACTTATTAATGAAACAGGCAAGGATTTTTATGAATATGCTACAGGTGTTAAGACAGGATACACCACCCCTGCAGGATTTTGTGTTGTATCTTCTGCTTCAAAGGATGGCATGGACCTTATTGCCGTAACTTTAAATTCCACGAGCCAGGCGAGGTGGGAGGATTCACAAAAGCTTCTGGAATATGGATTTTATAACTTCGGGTATTATGAAGGTGCTGTTAAAGATAAGCCAATTTACACATTAAATGTTGAGAACTCCTCACCCAACAGCCCGGAAGACCTGATAGCACTGCCGGATGAGGATTTTGCAGAGACCTATGTAATGGAAGAATACCTTAAAATGCAAAAAGAATTTTTATGGGATGAAACCCTTATATCCATTGTGGACAAGGAAAATGATATTGTATCCCTTAAGTCGTCCATTAAGGCAGATCAGATTATAGGGAAGGCAGTTTTCACCCTTAATGGAGCTGTAGTAAAAGAAGTCAATTTAAAAGCCATGGAGGAAGTGAAAAAGAAAAATATCATAAATTCCGTTTCTCAAAAAATTGATACAGGAAACATAGTCTGGTTCTTATCAGGTACGATATTCGGCGCTTTTGGAATTCTCGTGCTTTTAAGAAATGCTGCCGTAAAGAGAAGACGTTTAAGGATGGGAATAAATCAATAA
- a CDS encoding uroporphyrinogen decarboxylase family protein, with the protein MAVPKFDEKELKVVGEVPNRFGGPPTPLYDFPVSRKEAYIAALKREPVWQITTIETRMFSPKANPDNVARAFVIEDEMMPPDLGGGKDMFGIEWVYVPVAGGSMVKPGNPFLKNANEWEEKLVWPDLDKWDWKVSEKAINLSPDVYNIPTVLNGWFERLISFMDFDNAVIALIDDEQKDAVKALFDKLSDLYIKLVDKYLEHFPGIDGFNFHDDWGAQKDTFFSPATCNEMIVPAMRKLTDYIHSKGMFADFHCCGQDEKQVPNMIAAGWDSWSGQPMNDTHMLYEKYGDKIILGIIPDPLNPDASEEEQRAAAAKYVEKFCQPGKPSLLGFYAAPMLTPAFREEVYKLSRIRYGGK; encoded by the coding sequence ATGGCTGTTCCTAAGTTTGACGAGAAAGAACTTAAAGTTGTAGGTGAAGTACCTAACCGATTCGGAGGCCCCCCCACACCTTTGTATGACTTTCCTGTATCACGCAAAGAAGCTTACATTGCAGCACTAAAGAGAGAACCTGTCTGGCAGATTACTACCATAGAAACCCGTATGTTTTCCCCCAAAGCAAATCCCGATAACGTAGCAAGAGCCTTTGTAATCGAAGATGAAATGATGCCACCGGATTTAGGCGGCGGAAAAGATATGTTCGGTATTGAATGGGTGTATGTACCTGTAGCCGGCGGTTCAATGGTAAAACCGGGTAACCCTTTCCTTAAAAACGCAAATGAATGGGAAGAAAAATTAGTATGGCCCGACTTGGATAAATGGGATTGGAAAGTAAGTGAAAAAGCCATTAACCTTTCTCCTGATGTCTACAACATACCCACTGTTTTAAACGGATGGTTCGAAAGGCTAATTTCTTTTATGGATTTTGATAATGCAGTCATAGCATTAATCGATGATGAACAAAAGGATGCAGTAAAAGCATTATTTGATAAACTTTCCGATCTTTATATAAAGCTCGTGGACAAGTATCTTGAGCATTTTCCCGGAATTGACGGATTTAATTTCCATGACGACTGGGGTGCACAAAAAGATACTTTCTTCTCACCCGCAACCTGCAATGAAATGATAGTTCCTGCCATGAGAAAGCTTACGGATTATATCCACTCGAAGGGAATGTTTGCTGATTTCCACTGCTGCGGACAGGATGAAAAGCAGGTACCGAATATGATAGCTGCAGGATGGGATTCCTGGAGCGGACAGCCTATGAATGATACCCATATGCTTTATGAAAAATACGGAGATAAAATAATCTTAGGCATCATCCCTGATCCCTTAAACCCCGATGCTTCTGAGGAGGAGCAGAGGGCTGCAGCAGCCAAATATGTTGAAAAGTTCTGCCAGCCAGGCAAACCTTCACTTTTAGGCTTCTATGCTGCACCAATGCTGACACCTGCCTTTAGAGAAGAAGTATATAAACTATCAAGAATCAGGTACGGCGGCAAATAA